The following is a genomic window from Halichoerus grypus chromosome 5, mHalGry1.hap1.1, whole genome shotgun sequence.
TTTTCATATAGACTATGGgctaaaaaaattagtaatttaaattttttatacatttaaatgaaaCAATAACATGAGAAAACATGTTTTGAACTTTAAGTTACTTTATTACCTTTATAtcctttattttctgcttttcaaaatTGTCAATAGTTTCCTCCAGATGACGAGTTGTTCGGGTAGCATCCATTGTAGCTCTCTGCAATTCAGTTTCTGCCTGCAAAAGAATTCCCCaaccaaagatataaaaaaattcaaattagaaCCCATTCAACTGAGTCTATTTGTAAATGTTACCATTGCACTACTGGCTTTTTGGCATAACAACTGTAAATtgttcaataatatattttaccatataaaataagatgatttATATAATAAGCACGTGCAGAATAAAGAACTTTAAATCTATTAAGTGACATGATTCCTGACCTCACacgaaagaaaacaaaactccttccctttcttcctacaaaaccattttttttccctgtattaCCCTTGGATTATTTACTGTAAaacaattttctatattttctactgctttcacctatttcactgtCTATGTCATTTatcattctattctttttcttctcattctttcgCCTTTAATGCTTTCTCTCCAAAAAAGGACCCATGACTTAAGTAATTTTCTAGTTCTCCAAATGCATTAAATGTTTCTAATCTTATAATATCCTAATCAGATATGGCagaatatatactataaatatttatttcagcatggggtatatttgtatattcttaGAAGCTAACAATATTACACTGTTACTATTTAGTTAGTGCTTAGTACAAAAGATACATATACCAGTAACAAATTAGATGACAAGTCTAATGCTTTGCTTCATATATTGTAATGACAACACTCATACTATTGTATAAACAATATGGTAGCcagcagccacatgtggctatttacattaagattaaatgaaaatttaaaaactatgtcCTCATTTACTCTAATTGCATTTCAAGAGCTCAATAGCCATATATTGCTAGTGGCTACCGTAAAGGGCAGAACATTTCCAATCTACTCatgtatttctcttaaaaaagcATCTCTTACTTTAGAACAGTTGTCacccaaaaatatttaaaatattttgttaaacagcagaggttttaaaaaacatagcCTAATTTTCTGATTAAATTCTTTCTAATAGTTTTGTTTCCTATACTAATGTAGTATATTTACTCAAAAGTATCAAATATCATCATTTAATAATTAATCCATGGGAAAAATGTGCATTTGTCATCAAAGTTTAGTGACACATATTATTCTGACATTTAGCCCTTGCTTTcaagaaaagatataaattgAAATAAGTAAAAGAGTTTACTATAAGGATCCATTTCTTGACACACCACTTTATTACCCACCTGtgactgaaatttttcataaaggaaaaaatacatttcaaagagaacaattttttaaagtaaattaaaatcatatgctCACAGAATTATATAATCTAGCAATTATACATTAATTATAACTTCATAGTGATTATGTACTCTTACATTTAGATTAACTCAAATGAACGATTTTAAGATACTAAgtgtaaaagaatatttttatacgtatgtgtgtgtgtacatttgcCATATAGGGtgtaaagttttttaaaaccatataaacttttaacttttttttttttttttaaagattttatttatttatttgacagagagagagagacagcgagagcaggaacacaagcagggggagtgggagagggagaagcaggctcccctctgagcagggagccccatgtgggacttgacccgagccgaaggcagccgcctaacgactgagccacccaggcgcccctaaacttttaacttttaatcATACCCagtaatcaaaaataattttctatattgCTGGgcttgagatttttaaaaatataccttcaTCACAGgaaattcaaaagtaaaatagaGCTCCTTTATAGATTCATATGAAAAATTTCTAACAGTTATTTGATGCACGTTAACCTACTAATGAGAATACGCAAGCAGACTAACTTCTTAATACTATTACATGTGACTCATATAGTTCTTCACTTGTGACTACTTCCTTTTGACTTATGTCTTTGCcctccccattttactgataaaagaaacagttttaaaatttagatgGGTAGGCAGAATTGGCTAAACCAAGGGAGAGTGGGGAAGCAGAAACTACAGCTGGTACATCTTACTCTTCCACCACCCTCCAGCAACTACTATTTGTTTCTGAAAGTCTCAAATCCTTTTACTTAGGCATAGCAACTCACCCAAAATTATACAGCTATTTTTAGCAAAGAGGATAcgggtttctatttcttcttcttttctgaatattcttCAAAATCCTATAATGGGTCAAGTTGAGTAGGAAATGCTTTTGATTAAGATACTATGATATAACTCTCTGAGTAGAGATATCagtatatttaatgaaaaaatggcTTCTGAAATGGTGAGCCAGAGCCCTGAGATTCTTCTTTACCCCATCCTCTTCTATCAGTGCTACTCCATGTTATTTTACATACTGAACTTTAACATGCCTCTTTTGAATTGTCAGATGAATTTTAAGGGTCCATCCTGGTAAATATTCTGTAATGCTATGagtggatatttttatatttatattgaatatgtttatatttagattgtcctttattttctataataGTCTTAGGTTGTCAAAATCCACTCACTTTCCCAGTGAGCACAGCAGTTCACCTACAGCAATAATCTATTCCTTTGTTGTATTTATTTCCCCCCATGGGAACCCAATTCTACTTTCATCTACAGTGTAAGACTACCTCCTCCACGGCAGTGTTCACAACAGACCATCTAAGTCAGAAACATCTTTGTCTTAGGAATATTCATTTCTGTGTTGAGTCTCCATACCAATACCCGATTCAATCCTACCAACTACTCAGGATTCCAGATGTGACATTTTTCCTGCCTTTATGTATTTTCctccaaacaaaacaataaaattttgacCTCTTTCTTAAAAACTGGTGACAACCTGGTCTCTCCCTTAGTCCCTAGTTGTCAGTCATAAATTTTTCATCATTCTCTGGTTTGCCTGACTTGCTTAAAACCCAGACTCCATAATCTAGTTGTAGATCTTAAGCCTCAATGAGATGTTCCTGTCCCAGCCTCCAATGGGCACTTCCAAGCCCTATGGCTGCCCACTTTTGTTTATTTCAAGGTTGGGCATATGTACCTTTGGTCCAAAGGAAGGAGGACCAGGCAATTGGTACAGCCCCAAATCACTGCTCAAGGGATTCCCCTCAGGAATGGAGGTGCTCTGCAACTTCAAATGCCCCCATAGAGCCACTCCTCCTGTGGTTTCTGGCTGAGCTGGGCAGTAAAAACCTTTAGGAAGTAGGAAGGAGACATAAGAAGGAATGGGAAAAAGAGGCAGTGGGATAAATTAGTACTTTCTATACAATTGCACTTATCCCAATTGCTGGCAATTAGCCAGGcactattttctattcttttgtttaGTCATGAACAAGGCATATCATTCTTAACAGAAGAGCCTTGTTACAGTAGACAGCCCTATCTAGATCCTTTTGTGTCCAGCTATGAACCTCAATTTTACTCTAGAATCTCCTGAAGGCCTTTGGCTGGTAGTCCGAATTGTGGTTtcacattgttgttgtttttaaaggtgAAGGGAATTATACTGGGGAAAAAtgactcttccttccttttctcaaaaGTGGGGCAGACAGGGCATTGATATATTGGATTCATGATAGATctttaagttaattttaaaattaatattcagtCATCATGtgaaaaaaaacctcagaatTCTGAActtactttttataaaaacatcaaCTTTTTAAGCGTTTTTAGTATCTATTCTGGAAAACAATGAGGGGATTGAATTAGGTGGtgtattctctttataattagtTGATTTCTATAAGGAGAATTTGTAAATGCATGTGTTTCTTTTCAACCtttatattcaaattttctgcacatttaaaagcagaaatgcgtaatttccatatatatttacttttgtacAGCATAccttacaaaacatttttttaaagatcaaaagTCAAAGGATACAATAACATGTCGATCCGATGGATTTCGCTGACGTGTTCTTTCTAACTGAGTTAACTGTTTAGCTTCTCGATTCCTTGCTGTTAATGTTGCTTTGAGGTCATCCtgaaaataagcatttttgaTTAATGAAAATCTctgatttaagaaataaaatacacacactcTGTTTTAAGAATGGGAAAACACTCCTTGTTTGGTCCAGGCATTACCAGCACAGGAATTATTACTGCAAAATtagtgtgtgtctttgtgtgagagtgtgcacatgtgtgtttcTTTAACACCCTCTCAAATAATGACACAGACAAGATAATTTCAATGCAAACCTTTgaccacatatataattttatatacatacacacaaaattttgattgtggtggtagttatatgtgtatatacatttgtcaaaactcaatgAACACTTAAAACAGGAGAATTTTATTGtctgtaaattatacctcaaagttggttgaaaaaacaGAACTTGGGGTTGTAAcatacagtatggtgactatagttactaacactgtattgcatatttgaaagttgttaagagtacatcttaaaagtcctcatcaaacgaaaaaaaatttctaactatgtatggtgatgtatgttaactagacttgTGGTGGGTATTTCGCAATATATCCAGCTACTgaatcattacgttgtacacttgaaactagtatgtcagttatacctcaataaaaaaatacaactttgtcATACTCACTTTTAGTCTACATGTTATTGCctgctttaaaatgaaaaatataatcttaTGTTCATTTAGTAAAATAAGTTCATgactataaatattaatattttaaagtttctgtaaTAAAGTATTGCTTCATGTTGCTATGGTTTACTTAGTAagctcattaaaaatatttcattattcacAAAGTTCTAAGAAATGAAGCTTCACAGAGTGTGTAAAAAACTGTATAAACTACGTTGTAGTTTTTATTAAGAGGACAGTTATTGGAAACCTCATACTCTTTGCCATAATAGTTAATAATAGTAGGAAAATGAATTTACTTACTCGTTTCATTTTTACAATGGTTCCATAAGCTTTCAAAGGTTCAACTACTTTGGCTTCAAGTCTTTCAACCTattgaaaattattataaaatataactgaaaagaaacatagacatatcaaaatttaaattctgaaataaaaccTGGGCTATTTAACCTGAACATAATTATTACACAgagtaatgttttaaaatgtttaaaatgtcacAGTTTATAAGTAAAAGAATAATCACGAGCAATTGATAAAATTCAGAATCTAAACTCAAACACAATAAAAGCTGTTAAGATGTAGAGTAACACTGAAAGCAGAAAAGCACCTAGTATGCAATATGGCAAGAAAACATTTCAGGTTTCTAAGAAATTTATCTCTGTCATACGAtcatctctgtattatttttcttcattatagtAGCTTTTGGGTAAGTTTCAAGACCTCTCACATATTAGTACAGCTACCAATTTCAGTGTGTTTAGCATAGTATtggatattttacatatattatctccgAAATGTAATAGTCCAACTTTCcaggtaagaaaactgaagctgAAAGATACAGCatattgaaaaaatttaaagcGACACAATCctcaaaagcaaaaagaactgTATTAGCTGCAATCCTTTTCTGGGAAGCCATTTGTAAATTACCAAAGCttggagaaaaagataaatggtCTCAGTGTTGCTGAGCTGTCAAACTGCATGGTTGATCTTTTATTTAGAATTAAACTGTTTTTCTTAAACATTACgatttttatcacattttgaGTAATTACTTCCTTTAATAGCACTAGTGGAAGGCACTGAAGAAATGGGctttttaaaggcaaatatagcataagaaaaataactcctggacattaaaattttctttatcagGACAGGTAACACAAGATGACATTAATTGTttaaaatgaacatgtattatttgtgcAGCAGGAAGAAGGCTTTTTTTGATGATACATGTTTATATAGTACATTTCATTTCATATTGATTTTTctataaacaaaatgtatatgaatgtttcactttaaaagattttaggaaaatgaaaaaaatcaagttctcATTGAGCATTTAAGTATTAGGAATcctaaaatcaaaaccatgaatACTCAGGATAGTTTCGTCTATCTACCATTTCGAATAATCCATACGCTGATTATTCAGTGCAAGGAttattcaagtcttttttttctgttctcctttttGTCGCCTACCTTTTTTGTTCATTGTTCATTAGCACCTCCACCATTTGgtaagcaagggaaataaaaaggagaacaaaTGTAAATCAATTCACTTTGCTATTTGATAAATAGCATAAAGTTTTTCTAGAAAGGGGCACTGAAATTATTGTCTTAACATAGGATTTTAGGGTTATCAGtgagtatatattatttttgaagtCCCCAGTTAATGTGTAACTGAGAGTTGCTTGTTTATTATAGAATATCATATGACAAGAACTCAACTTTTCCCAAAAAGTACCCCCAAATGTAATTACTACTCAAATTTTGGTACGAATAGCAAGTATAGGTTCAAAGATCATTACCTTcactttgtttttgtcattttttttgaTGATGGAAATTTCTGTATTAGGCTTTTAAAAAGTACCAAAAGCACTGATGAGAGGAGTACAAGAGAAGCAATACAGCTTCTAACTGGGCAACTTCTAACATTTAACCTGTATCTTGAAAACTAATATAAGTAAAGGTGCTTATGAggtattaaaagtaaaaatgagcttttagaaagaaaacaattacaacaccaccttcttccctcccttccaaagcaaaaaaaccaaaacaaaacaaaaacaaaacgaccCCACAGTCTCACTAGTACCTATGATATCAATCAGTAAATCaatgctgcttttttttctttttgtcaatgAAATATTGGTCAACTTTCCAGAGCATTGAAGCAACAAAGATCTCTTGTCCGTTCATTACTTATTCACTCACATTACGACTCTCAACATCTTCCATCTCCagacatactttaaaatatacttacGTGCACACCAGACACAAGTCAtgctccttttcttccccatGGGTACTGTTTACTACCCCTGTAAATAGCCACCCCTTGGCCAAAAGCTGGCAAATGAAATGGGGAAATTCAGGACTTCAGGACACCCTAAAGTTTAGTTTGAAAACGGTAAAATCACAAATCACAGGAAGCTTCCCTTTAATAGActcacacaatgttacatgaaAATGTACGTTTATCATCAAGTGTGCGTTCGCCACTGCAGTTAGGTGGATTACAAGTGAAAGTCTTCACGGGTCCTTCATCCACTACTTCAGGGCTCACTCATAACAATGACGCTGTGACCTCCATACCTCTGCTTGTCGATAATCCTGAAGTTTGGCAAACTCATCAGCAAAGTTTTTCAGGCCCTGCTTTAAATTTGGGGTCTCTGTAGAGGCATACACGTTGATTTCATTCACCAGTAGATCTGCTTTGTCTCGCAGTCTGGCAGTTTTCCGCACATAAGCAGCAAAGATTTGGCACAGCTCTCCGAAATGCTTCTCCACATTTGTGACAGCATCTTGCAGTTGTCTGGTTTGAGCGTCCCTAGAGAAAAAGATGACACAAAACGCAAATCATTCTCATTAGAGATGAGATGGCTTCATCTCCACGTTAATTTGATATGCAAACATTCCCGGGGCATTTTGCAGCTTCGAAGGCACAAACCATCAACGATCCCACCATCTCCGAGGGGCGGATTCTAGTTCTCTAGGTCCCCTTTTGGGGCCTGGCCTCAATACCCCCGACAGTGTAGGCGCACGAAGAGGCCGGGCTCTGGCCAGCCGCGCCGCTGCGGGGCGGCGGATGCTAGGGCTGCTCGGCGAGGCCTGGGCGCCCCACTGCCTCCCAGCCGTCTGCACAGCCCGCGGCAATGCGGGGCCCGGCGCCCGGGGAGCGTGATCCCCGAGATCGCCCATCCCACCCCTGGCCTCCGGGGCTTGCTGCAACCAGGGGGAGGTAGGCCCCAGAGCGCAGCGGGCTCGGCCCAGACCCCGGCCCAGGCTCGCAATTCGGCACGGAGGCCCCACGGAGAGAGGCTCCACTTCCCCTACCCGAGCCCTcgcacggggggtgggggtggccctgGCCAGCGGAGGCCCCGGGGCTGTTACCGGTTTTCCATGCTGCGCCTCAACATGTTGCCTTGCGCACGGCCGGGGACCCTGACCGGGGCCCAACGACCTGGGCTCGGAGGCGTCCGAGCGTGCGCCGGGGCGCGAGCCGCCGCCTCCTGGAGCCTGAGAGCCCGCCCCGCGCGCCGCCGCGCCGGCTCCGGCGTTTCTACGGCAACGCGGCGCGTCCCCGGGCTCAGGGCCCGAGTCGGCGGGAGCGCGGCGAGGggaagccggggggggggggggggggggggcgtgccgCGGCGCCCAGCCCGAGCCCCTCCGGCGCGTTCGCCTGGCGCTTTCCTTCCCGCCGAGTGTGGCCGGCGCTCGCTGGCGGGCCTTTCGTCCGCGTGGAGAGCCGCGCTTACCAAACACCGCCTCCAGTCAGTCCTTCCAGCCTGGACTGCGAGCCAAGGAGGGAAAAAGCCAATCAACCAGTAACTAGGAGGGAAACGTACAACTAAAGGCCGGTGGGGTCCAGTTACTGCTTCTGCGCCACTTAGCCTTGGGACATCTGCTCAGCGTGTCCGCTTGCCTGGGGTGAATCTGAAACTGTGGGCTCTTCGGAAAGCTGCCTTTGGTAAGAGCGATGCTTACCGTCTCCTcttgaacttttcattttttcagcaaatatttgttgagttcctattttctggaaaagatcGTGTTAGACACTGGACTAATACAAAGATGAGAAGAAAGGACCCTCATCTTGAAGGACCTTAGAGTTCGATGCGGTGACGACCACTTAAACTGTTGAACAGTACGCCCGGAGACAAAAAAACAAGCAGGAgacttttcttttgcctttgagCACCCATGTTCTTTGGGCTCTTTTGGCCTTCCCTTGTGCTGCTCTTCCAAGTAAACACTGTTAGTACTAAATCCaagctttctgtctctcaagAACTCTCTCTTGACAACTCTCACATTTCTGTCTTCCTGACAGCGTTAGGGGCCTCTTCCTTGCTAGTGTACTTTCTTGATTTTGTACTGTCTTCACTTAGTCTAGACTGGGCTCTTGGAGGTAGAGGAAATGTAATTTTGGTCTTATATTCCCCAGTGCCTTATGCTGATAAAAGTATGTTTTGGACAAATGGATGTCCCCAATCCTTTGTTACCTCTCTTAGGAAACTGCCCTTATTCTCTTATGTTACAATGTATTCCTCTTCGCCCCCttgcattcattcagcaagttaCCTATTGAATGCCTGTTGTATTCCAGATACCATGCTGGGCTCTGAGCATGGAGTGGTAAACTAAAATCAGAACAGTCTTTGCTCCTGCAGAGCTCATAGTCTCCTCAGAGGGATAGACActaatcaaataaatacatgtaaaattacaGAGGTATGTGCTACCGTATCTACTTTTGCTCTGTAACAAACCATGGCAAAACCTAGTGGCTTATGACAGCCCTTTGGCTAACTCAGCGTTCTGTGAGTGGGCTGGGTGGTTCTTGTATTTTGGTCTGCTCAAATGGgctcttttatatctttttggtCATCTGTGGGTCAGCTGGTGGCTGGATGAGCTAGGACGGCCTCGCGCACAAATCTAGGGGTGGGAAGTCTGTCAGCAAGGGCAACCTGTTAGTGACCGCTTTTGCAGTATAATGTAGCTACTAAGGAAAAGTACATGGTGCCAAGATAGCATATACTTAATATAGAAGTTTGGTTTGAACTAGTTGGGGAAAGTACTTcattgagaaagtgacatttgaactgagatCCAAAGATTGGGGAGGGTTCCTGGGTAAAGAAGGAGGGAAAACCAgtccagagagagggacagcataGGCAgacttccttcctcccacccccaaccccattcTCATCTAC
Proteins encoded in this region:
- the CIBAR1 gene encoding CBY1-interacting BAR domain-containing protein 1 is translated as MLRRSMENRDAQTRQLQDAVTNVEKHFGELCQIFAAYVRKTARLRDKADLLVNEINVYASTETPNLKQGLKNFADEFAKLQDYRQAEVERLEAKVVEPLKAYGTIVKMKRDDLKATLTARNREAKQLTQLERTRQRNPSDRHVISQAETELQRATMDATRTTRHLEETIDNFEKQKIKDIKTVFSEFITIEMLFHGKALEVYTAAYQNIQKIDEEEDLEVFRNSLYPPDYASRLDIVRANSKSPLQRSLSAKCVSGTGQVSTCRLRKDQQAEDDDEEDEDLDVTEEEN